The sequence CCCATTGCTGCACCTGAATTAAAAATTCCCTGAGCCAAGGCTCGCTCTTTTGTAGGAAACCACTCCGCATTGCTCTTTACTGCACCAGGCCAGTTTCCTGCCTCTCCAAGTCCAAGAAGGATTCGAAAAAAGCTAAAGGAAAAAACTCCCTTAGCAAAAGCATGCAAGGCTGTTGCGAGCCCCCAAAGAGTGATTGAAACAACGAATCCTATCTTCGTCCCAATTTTATCAAACATCTTTCCAGATAGGGACTGCCCCACAGCATAGGCTACCAAAAAAATATTCAAGATCAAGGCATAATCATTCTTGCTCATTCCCAGATCTGCGGAAATGTCTGGCCACATAATAGCCAGTGCCGATCGATCTATGTAATTAATGATGGTAGCCAGGCAAACCAGGCCAATTATCCACCATCTCAGTCCTCTAATTTTCATGTGTATTGTCTTTTAAATATTGCCACATGGAATTCACATTGAAAATTTCAGCCTCATTTAAAAAAATCGAGCCTTAATTTTCAATGTTCATTTCATAGGTTAGGTTATTTATTTGTCCTTATCTCCAAAATATGACACTCCAGATCCATCTAGAAAGTCTTCCCTAACAGGACTAAAAGTGTCTATAAGCATTCCTTCTTCTAAACAAACTGCACTGTGCAAGAGATTTGGTTGGATGTAAACGCCATCTCCGGCTTTTACCACCTTTTTATCACCGTCTATTTCAAATTCAAATTTGCCAGAAACTACATTGGTAGCTTGCGTGTGGAAGTGGCTATGAGGTGAGCCTATCGCTCCCTTCTCAAATTTCACTAAGACCATCATTATTTGATTGTCATATCCCAGCATCTTTCTAGAAACTCCACCTCCGAGCTCTTCCCACTCCATATCATCTGAAATAATATATTTATCGCTGTTTCTTTTCATATCTATTTGGTTGATTTCTTAAATTCATAAGGTCCTTTCCACTCCAATCCCATCTCTCCAAATTCAATCTTGTGATTACTCTCTTCACTTTTATCGCTAAGTGAAAAGGCAAAAACATATTTCTCGCCACTCTCTAACTTGAACTCAATCACAGCATACTCTTCAGAGTCAAAGAGTACCTCCAAATTGGCAATAGATGTAAATGAGTTATTGGGAATCTCATCAGAGTAATTATAGCTTCCGTGCATCTCATACAGAGAGGCAAAAAGAGTATTTCCGCCCGTTCTTCTATGAATAAGTCCTGGATCTCTTCTTAAGTTGAAATTTGGATCATTTGCTCCGATTCGTGTCAATAATGCCTGATCTCCTTCGGTCACAGCTGATGTCATTGTATAAAAGTTCTTTTCATTGAACCAGGTCATTCTGAAAACATCGTCGGTCAACTCTGCCTTAGCCTCCAACCACAAATGCTGATACCCGTCATTGTTACCCATTGGGGTCAAGTCATTGTTGGTCTTAAATTTTTGGTTTGTGGACATCAACTCACCTAAATAGTAAAGTGGTAAATCATACCTCGTTCCTTCTGGTGCTAGCACTGAAAAAAGATCAATTACTAATGGGTTTTCCAATTCCTCAATGTCCAAGACAGCCATTGTACGTTGCATCTGAACACCATCATAAGCGTTCATTTCTTTTGCACTCACTAATTGAACATTGTCTGAGCTTGAAAAATAATATGGCGTACCTGATGATTTTTCTGCTGCCTCTACATTGCCATCAAAATGGGAGTCCTTATCTACAACAAGTGTATTATGAGCAACCGTTTGTTTTGCCCAGGACTTATTTTCCTTGAGGTATCCTCCCCCATCTTTGTGCTCAATGTTTACCCATCTGGCAGATCCATAATCTTGTATAACTTCTTTCTCACCATCGTAAAGTAAAAATCCAAGGCGATCAAAATGACCATGCCCCATGCCATGCTTGGCATACTTCATCATGAGTGTCAGGTCACTACTCCTCAAAATTCCTATCGCTCCTTCATCTCCATTTGCCCCATCGGTTAATTCCTGGCTTTCAAAACTGTAAGGCTTAGTATCTCCTGAAGCAATTCCGCTAGCGGCCGAAAGTCCCGAATCGTTCAGTGGCACCCGATTTTGCGCTTCTATCAATGAAAGCAGTTCGGCATCTTTTCCACCATAATGGTAGGCCATGCTTACTGCATTTACCAACTCGCGAGAAGCCAATGACATTCCTTTCTGGGCATCATTGATTGGGAAAAACTCTCCTGCTGAGTTAGTTTGGTCAATGAGGGCATAAACTGCCTTTATCAATAGCCCTTCCCTGTAATCCAGTATGCCCAATTCAGGTTTCTTATTGGCTAAGCCTTGAGCGAAAATTAGGAAGGGATACATCGCATATCGTTGATAGTATGGTCCCTCCGTATAATATCCGTCAGGTGAAAAGGCATTATCCAACTGAGCAAAAAAGCCTGCCTCTTTTTGTCCTTCTAATTGAATAGCACCACCGTCATTGTCTTTCACAAAATCGCCAGGGACTTTTATATCCAAGCCGTTCAGCGCCCAGTCAACTAATTCTTCGTCATTCATAACCAAACCGATCATTCCTACTCCTGCATTTCCCCAAGTACTATGGTTATGAATACGATTGAAGAATTGAGGGTTCTCAATAGAGATGTACTCCGCATATGGTCGGAATAACTCCTTGTTCAATTTTTTCTGAGTTTTTTTATCCAACCAGTCATAGATGCAATCATACGCCTGACTGGTGTAGACTAACCAGTTCGCATCATTGAGACATTGCCAAAAGAACTTACCTCTAGCATATGATCGTTCAGCCGGATGTTTACCCAATGTTGGGTACATCTCTGCATATTGCAGAAGCATATCACGTATATAAGTGGCATATTTCTCCTCGCCTGTAATCTGAAAGAGCACGCCCGCTTTCTGCATTGTAAAGAAATTCGACTTGTGCTTTTCGTGCGTATAACCGCCAGCCAAATCTTTAGGAATAGGAACATCGATTCCCATTTCAATTTGTGCATCTACTTGATTGCGTGCTGCCTCGACCGTCCGATCGAACAATGGAATTTTTCCTTGACTGGTTCTAATTGATTTTACTCCTTCAGGGGTCAAAATCAAATTGGGGTGATCTTGAGCATCAAGGCTGAAAAAAGAACAAAAAATCAATATGGTGATGAAAGCTTTCATTTTCTGTTTGTCACAATGTTTTCTGATTCGAAAGGTTCATTATTGGTTTTAAGACCCGACGAATTAGTGAAAGTCACGTTGGATATTTTAGTGATTGGTTCACCATTAGTCATGAACAGATCGATTCCTTCAGAATCATTTATTCTGATATTATCTACATTCAATTTCTGAATACCGTGAAATCTTAATACTGCTCCAATTTTGTTTCGCTTTCCCTTCCCTGAGTTATTTATTTCAACATCAGAAAGTGTCATGATTGGCCCGAATGTGCTCTCATCTGTTCCTCCACGGTAGACGTTGGCAATCTCATGCTTTACATCTGTGAATGTCGATCCAATAATTTTCACATTTTCTACATTGTAAATTCCTAAATCTTCGACTTCCATGTCCAGGGTCATCACTGCCCCGGTAACATTGGTCATTGTTGTGTTAATAATGTTGATTGAATCAGCGAACGTGTGCTTGTAAGATTTCAAGAAATCAAACGAATGATTCTTATCGAGATCTTTTACTTCGCAATCTTCGAGCACTACTGAATAGTTCTGAGTCATGGAATACTTGCTCGTGCTGATCACATTATTACCTGCCTGATCTGGAGATTCTTCTCCATGAAAAAGGACATTCTTAAAATAAAGTGCACCGCCGTTTTCAATTTTGAAAAAGCTCTGCTTCTCTGATAGTAGCTTTGCTTTCTCTCCTGAAGGTGTGATGATCGAGAGTGGGTGATGTACAAAAGCATACTTGGTCGTTAAGTACTCTTCGCCGTTTTCTAATTCGAGTACATCTCCTGATTCACTACTTTCGATGGCATCTAGCAAAGTGTTCGTGCCAGCGGCAACTTTTGTTGTTTTACCAACTCCAAATGCCTTGGCTTTCCCATCTTTTGGATAATACGAGGCACCAGTTTCCTCTTTGGTTATGGGTAACTTGATTTCACCAAATTCAATCTTATCTACCAAATCTTGACTTGGAGTCAGCAAGCCATTTTCGTTTCGCGTCAATTCTAATTGGACCTTCTCAAATCCATTCTTGAATGGTGCTTTTGCTTCATCATTCATCACATTTCCTGCAAACTCGATCCCAGATACGTCATCGTAAATGGTGAATGGTTCAGTGTTTGTATTTCCAAGGATTAGGTTGTTTTTGAATGTGGAACCAATCGGCTTAGCAGATCGCTCTTCATCGCTTCCTGCACATAATTGAATGTAATCACTGTTGATGACGATGTTGTTTTCCATGTAGGAATCAATCACTTGGTTGTAGCGATTGATCGGAGAATTTGGCACTCCATTCATGATAACCAATGCACCTCTGAATCTGTGGCCGGTTAACCCGACCATGTAATTTTTCTTCACCGTCTGGTATTCATTGATGATTCGAATACCTCCAGTGTTTGCCTTTCTGTTTCCGAGGAAATAGTTGTTTTCCACCAATGTATTAGTTCCATGACGCATGGTCAGCGTTCCCTGACATTCGTAAAAAACATTATCCCGAAATTCATCTCCACACGCTTTGTTAGATATAATTTCGTGTTCTCCATTGACCCGGTCAAAGTAGTTTTTTCGAACGACAGTGTTAGCGTAGGATCGTGAATAGTGGCTAGTGCCTACTCTCAAGGTCTCGCCTCCATTTGATCCCAAAACTTCCCTAGGACCAAAATAGTTGTGCTCAATAATGTGATTATTTTCTCGGCTTGCTTCTGTTTGCATTTTCACAGCTAA is a genomic window of Marinobacter alexandrii containing:
- a CDS encoding cupin domain-containing protein; protein product: MKRNSDKYIISDDMEWEELGGGVSRKMLGYDNQIMMVLVKFEKGAIGSPHSHFHTQATNVVSGKFEFEIDGDKKVVKAGDGVYIQPNLLHSAVCLEEGMLIDTFSPVREDFLDGSGVSYFGDKDK
- a CDS encoding heparinase II/III family protein, which encodes MKAFITILIFCSFFSLDAQDHPNLILTPEGVKSIRTSQGKIPLFDRTVEAARNQVDAQIEMGIDVPIPKDLAGGYTHEKHKSNFFTMQKAGVLFQITGEEKYATYIRDMLLQYAEMYPTLGKHPAERSYARGKFFWQCLNDANWLVYTSQAYDCIYDWLDKKTQKKLNKELFRPYAEYISIENPQFFNRIHNHSTWGNAGVGMIGLVMNDEELVDWALNGLDIKVPGDFVKDNDGGAIQLEGQKEAGFFAQLDNAFSPDGYYTEGPYYQRYAMYPFLIFAQGLANKKPELGILDYREGLLIKAVYALIDQTNSAGEFFPINDAQKGMSLASRELVNAVSMAYHYGGKDAELLSLIEAQNRVPLNDSGLSAASGIASGDTKPYSFESQELTDGANGDEGAIGILRSSDLTLMMKYAKHGMGHGHFDRLGFLLYDGEKEVIQDYGSARWVNIEHKDGGGYLKENKSWAKQTVAHNTLVVDKDSHFDGNVEAAEKSSGTPYYFSSSDNVQLVSAKEMNAYDGVQMQRTMAVLDIEELENPLVIDLFSVLAPEGTRYDLPLYYLGELMSTNQKFKTNNDLTPMGNNDGYQHLWLEAKAELTDDVFRMTWFNEKNFYTMTSAVTEGDQALLTRIGANDPNFNLRRDPGLIHRRTGGNTLFASLYEMHGSYNYSDEIPNNSFTSIANLEVLFDSEEYAVIEFKLESGEKYVFAFSLSDKSEESNHKIEFGEMGLEWKGPYEFKKSTK
- a CDS encoding polysaccharide lyase 6 family protein; this encodes MNKFRILFILFAICIWVMSCEKTSSGSIVSSIEEFNKAAKGAQPGTVITMANGTWENVELRLKGNGEEGNLIKLEAETPGKVIISGQSNLAFSGEYIEISGLVFKNGYTPTSEVISFKTSKEKLANNSRVTNCVIDNFTNPERFDGDTWVAIYGKNNQFDHNTLSGKGNRGVTLAVKMQTEASRENNHIIEHNYFGPREVLGSNGGETLRVGTSHYSRSYANTVVRKNYFDRVNGEHEIISNKACGDEFRDNVFYECQGTLTMRHGTNTLVENNYFLGNRKANTGGIRIINEYQTVKKNYMVGLTGHRFRGALVIMNGVPNSPINRYNQVIDSYMENNIVINSDYIQLCAGSDEERSAKPIGSTFKNNLILGNTNTEPFTIYDDVSGIEFAGNVMNDEAKAPFKNGFEKVQLELTRNENGLLTPSQDLVDKIEFGEIKLPITKEETGASYYPKDGKAKAFGVGKTTKVAAGTNTLLDAIESSESGDVLELENGEEYLTTKYAFVHHPLSIITPSGEKAKLLSEKQSFFKIENGGALYFKNVLFHGEESPDQAGNNVISTSKYSMTQNYSVVLEDCEVKDLDKNHSFDFLKSYKHTFADSINIINTTMTNVTGAVMTLDMEVEDLGIYNVENVKIIGSTFTDVKHEIANVYRGGTDESTFGPIMTLSDVEINNSGKGKRNKIGAVLRFHGIQKLNVDNIRINDSEGIDLFMTNGEPITKISNVTFTNSSGLKTNNEPFESENIVTNRK